A single window of Candidatus Methanoperedens sp. DNA harbors:
- a CDS encoding DUF2062 domain-containing protein, which produces MALKRVLRYHWLRFRRLQEDPWKIAGGMALGVFVGITPTIPFHTVAVLSLAALLRVSPVTAFIGIQIGNPLTIPAIYLAAYKVGRLLLHGGAPLVFPEAFSFKAWINVLWQGGVALQVGGVILALPPAIATYFLTLWIVQRYHRRKAAKALSDLRLSQNPPAASGPEA; this is translated from the coding sequence ATGGCTCTCAAACGCGTGCTGCGCTACCACTGGCTGAGATTCCGCCGCCTCCAGGAAGATCCCTGGAAAATCGCCGGGGGCATGGCCCTGGGGGTGTTCGTCGGCATCACCCCCACCATCCCCTTCCATACGGTGGCGGTCCTGTCTCTGGCCGCGCTCCTGCGGGTCTCTCCGGTTACCGCCTTCATCGGCATCCAGATCGGCAATCCTCTCACCATTCCGGCGATCTATCTGGCCGCCTACAAGGTGGGCAGATTGCTGTTGCACGGCGGCGCGCCCCTGGTGTTTCCCGAGGCCTTCAGCTTTAAAGCGTGGATCAATGTGCTCTGGCAGGGGGGTGTGGCCTTGCAGGTGGGAGGCGTCATCCTGGCCCTGCCCCCGGCCATCGCCACCTATTTTCTGACCCTGTGGATCGTCCAGCGCTATCACCGGCGCAAAGCGGCAAAGGCTCTCAGTGACCTTCGTCTCTCCCAAAACCCTCCTGCAGCGTCTGGGCCTGAGGCCTAA
- a CDS encoding type II toxin-antitoxin system RelE/ParE family toxin, with amino-acid sequence MGKVKWTKKASSNLQAIHDYIAKDSKTYAARFIKSLIRATTKLEQMPLCGRMVPELEGYGFREVVYQNYRIVYRLVEGSEDVEILAVVHSAREINKAVRKEWELN; translated from the coding sequence ATGGGCAAAGTAAAATGGACAAAAAAGGCAAGCAGCAATCTGCAGGCGATTCATGATTATATTGCTAAAGACTCAAAAACATATGCCGCACGTTTCATAAAATCTCTTATCAGAGCAACCACAAAGCTTGAGCAAATGCCTCTCTGCGGGCGCATGGTTCCAGAGCTTGAAGGTTATGGATTTAGAGAGGTCGTTTACCAGAATTACAGAATCGTTTATCGGCTTGTAGAAGGTAGCGAGGATGTTGAAATACTTGCTGTGGTGCATAGTGCCCGTGAGATAAATAAAGCTGTTCGCAAAGAGTGGGAGCTTAATTGA
- a CDS encoding prepilin peptidase: MLDILKILFCIPFLIYSCYSDIKTRRVSNNVWLVMLTGAIFFILYDISIYGAAYLPRLFISAGFIFVFVYILFQLGVFGGADAKSLIVLSIILPIYPKLQAYGYAFPLNKPLIDLFAFGIFGNAVLLTVIVPIGLALYNIMKMGLHIENPLYIFIGYRAKISELANKHIKLIQNFEVLNGEVKFHFKRGGVEIDEKLISELKALSEKGLIKEEVWVTPGLPFMIPITLGFFVAVFYGDLITEFIKYLILR, translated from the coding sequence ATGCTGGACATCCTGAAGATATTATTCTGTATACCGTTTTTGATTTATTCGTGTTATTCGGATATTAAAACGCGCCGGGTATCAAATAACGTGTGGCTGGTTATGCTCACAGGCGCTATTTTTTTTATCTTGTATGATATTTCAATATACGGTGCGGCATATCTTCCTCGCTTATTCATTTCAGCAGGATTCATCTTTGTATTCGTGTATATCCTTTTTCAGCTCGGGGTATTCGGGGGGGCTGATGCAAAATCACTTATCGTATTATCCATAATCCTCCCGATCTATCCGAAATTGCAAGCTTATGGGTATGCCTTTCCTCTGAATAAGCCTTTGATAGATCTTTTCGCCTTCGGCATATTCGGCAATGCCGTGCTTTTGACAGTCATTGTTCCCATAGGGTTAGCTTTGTATAATATAATGAAAATGGGATTGCATATCGAAAATCCGCTTTATATTTTCATAGGCTACAGAGCTAAAATTTCAGAACTTGCCAATAAACATATCAAGTTGATTCAAAATTTTGAAGTATTAAACGGCGAAGTTAAGTTCCATTTCAAACGAGGAGGCGTGGAAATTGATGAGAAGCTTATTTCAGAGCTTAAAGCTCTATCCGAAAAAGGTTTGATTAAAGAGGAGGTTTGGGTGACCCCGGGATTGCCTTTTATGATTCCAATAACTTTGGGGTTTTTCGTGGCAGTTTTTTATGGAGATTTGATTACTGAGTTTATAAAATATTTGATTTTGAGGTAA
- a CDS encoding PIN domain-containing protein: MKSTTKLRLVLDTNIIISALVNKKSTIRDILLTDKITFYLPELVLAELLKHKELLCKKTGLNRKEVFFTIFYILSKVEIVKKEAFSENLEKAKTVMEKIDVKDSEFVALAMSLENDGIFSNDRHFDDSGIKRWTVEEIVRWLELQ; the protein is encoded by the coding sequence TTGAAAAGTACTACAAAACTAAGGTTAGTTCTTGATACCAATATCATCATCTCGGCTCTGGTTAACAAAAAATCCACTATAAGAGATATCCTGCTCACAGATAAGATCACTTTTTACCTGCCTGAATTGGTTTTGGCTGAATTGCTCAAACACAAAGAACTTCTTTGCAAAAAAACAGGTTTGAACCGGAAAGAAGTATTTTTCACGATTTTCTATATTCTCAGCAAAGTAGAAATCGTAAAAAAAGAAGCCTTTTCAGAGAATCTGGAAAAAGCAAAGACCGTAATGGAAAAGATCGATGTTAAGGACTCGGAATTTGTGGCGCTTGCCATGTCTCTTGAAAACGATGGTATTTTCAGCAACGATAGGCATTTTGATGATTCAGGAATTAAAAGATGGACTGTCGAGGAGATAGTTAGGTGGTTAGAGCTACAATAG
- the alaS gene encoding alanine--tRNA ligase, with the protein MLKDEYQLDYFKENGFVRKQCPKCGENFWTRNPETEFCGDAPCVYYSFIGSPVFKKEFDISSMREAYLSFFERHGHTRVKRYPVIARWRDDIYLTIASIADFQPFVTSGIVPPPANPLTISQPCIRLDDLDAVGRSGRHLTTFEMMAHHAFNSRDKEIYWKDRTVELCDTLLSELGCDLNAVTYKESPWAGGGNAGPSVEVLVGGLELATLVFMDLQQTKGGSIEIKGETYEKMDNYIVDTGYGLERFVWASRGSPTIYDAVFPKIVNELMDLAGIEHTIENQEYANIFSQNARFAGVMDISGQANLLQLRKKVADSIGTTVEKLQKLMVPVEAIYAITDHSRCLAFMFGDGIIPSNVKAGYLARLVLRRTLRLMRELEIKEPLIEIIEMQIRNFPEYPEFKERLGTIHEIVALEEEKYADTIERGTKLVRKTAAHFKEKKQKIPLAELIQLYDTHGIPPEIAREVAKEIGVDTELHDTFYSLVAKKHSKAEEEETLALPLELPLTRKLYYEYPERFEFEAQVLSVIENRIILDQTLFYPEGGGQPADHGTLSVNDYIANVTDAQNINGVIIHETDSDFGFKKGDTVKGKIDWERRLAHARHHTATHIVNEAAKSVLGNHIWQTGAQKSTDRARLDLTHYKRINDEEKREIELLANKVVMQNLPVFIEWMDRIEAERRYGFTLYQGGVPPGKEIRILRVGNDVEACGGTHVSNTGLIGPIKLIKTERIQDGVERIEFSAGEAAIKRWQERDELLNKSSEALRVSPEQLPDTVNRFFDEWKDLKKENERLKAELAEARVKAMMSDAVSINGLKVISRKIPHADVEELIKAATEFSKNDDVVAILASDLDGVKLVVAAGERAQKLGVNAGAIVREMSKLVGGGGGGKPGIAQGGGTDVTKIEEALARGVEMVRRAMG; encoded by the coding sequence ATGTTAAAGGACGAGTACCAGCTGGATTATTTTAAAGAGAATGGATTTGTGCGAAAGCAGTGTCCAAAATGTGGCGAGAACTTCTGGACACGTAATCCCGAAACCGAGTTTTGCGGGGATGCGCCCTGCGTGTATTATTCATTCATCGGCAGCCCTGTGTTCAAAAAAGAGTTCGACATTTCTTCAATGCGCGAGGCATACTTATCATTTTTCGAAAGGCATGGGCACACACGGGTGAAGCGTTATCCAGTGATTGCACGCTGGCGCGATGATATCTACCTTACCATCGCATCCATTGCTGATTTCCAGCCTTTTGTAACGTCTGGGATTGTCCCGCCGCCTGCGAATCCCCTCACTATTTCGCAGCCGTGCATTCGCCTCGATGACCTCGATGCGGTCGGAAGAAGCGGCAGGCATCTTACTACCTTTGAGATGATGGCGCACCATGCTTTCAATTCCCGTGATAAAGAGATTTACTGGAAGGATAGAACTGTGGAATTATGCGATACCCTGTTATCAGAACTCGGATGCGACCTGAATGCGGTGACGTATAAGGAATCACCATGGGCAGGAGGGGGAAACGCAGGTCCCAGCGTGGAAGTGCTCGTTGGCGGTCTTGAACTTGCCACGCTTGTCTTCATGGACTTGCAGCAGACAAAAGGCGGCTCTATAGAAATCAAAGGGGAAACCTACGAGAAGATGGATAATTATATCGTGGACACAGGCTATGGTTTAGAAAGGTTTGTCTGGGCATCCAGAGGCTCGCCAACGATATACGATGCCGTGTTCCCGAAGATAGTAAATGAACTGATGGACTTGGCAGGCATCGAACACACGATAGAGAATCAGGAATACGCCAATATTTTCTCACAGAATGCAAGGTTCGCAGGCGTGATGGATATCAGCGGGCAGGCAAATCTCCTGCAGTTAAGAAAGAAGGTTGCAGACAGCATAGGCACAACTGTTGAGAAACTCCAGAAGCTTATGGTGCCCGTGGAGGCAATCTATGCTATCACCGACCATTCAAGATGCCTGGCGTTCATGTTTGGGGACGGCATCATCCCTTCTAACGTAAAGGCAGGTTATCTCGCAAGGCTCGTGCTGCGAAGGACGCTTCGCCTGATGAGGGAACTGGAGATAAAGGAGCCACTTATTGAAATCATAGAGATGCAGATAAGGAACTTCCCTGAATACCCAGAGTTTAAGGAACGGCTTGGTACTATTCATGAGATCGTTGCGCTTGAAGAAGAAAAATATGCAGATACCATAGAGCGCGGGACAAAACTCGTCAGGAAGACTGCAGCGCATTTCAAGGAAAAAAAGCAGAAAATACCGCTTGCTGAGCTGATACAGCTGTACGATACACACGGTATCCCTCCGGAAATTGCACGCGAAGTAGCAAAAGAAATTGGCGTTGACACCGAACTGCATGATACCTTCTACTCGCTTGTAGCAAAAAAACACAGCAAGGCGGAAGAGGAGGAAACCCTAGCGCTGCCGCTTGAACTTCCACTCACGCGGAAGCTTTATTACGAATATCCCGAGCGCTTTGAGTTTGAGGCTCAGGTACTTTCTGTTATTGAGAACAGGATAATCCTTGACCAGACGCTGTTTTATCCCGAAGGGGGAGGACAGCCTGCCGACCACGGCACTTTGTCGGTGAATGATTATATTGCGAATGTTACTGATGCCCAGAATATCAACGGTGTTATAATCCATGAAACCGATTCCGATTTCGGTTTTAAGAAGGGAGATACCGTAAAAGGCAAAATAGACTGGGAAAGGCGGCTTGCACACGCCCGCCATCATACAGCCACGCATATCGTGAACGAGGCTGCCAAATCTGTTCTTGGAAACCATATCTGGCAGACCGGGGCTCAGAAGTCCACAGACAGGGCAAGGCTTGACCTCACGCATTACAAGCGGATTAACGATGAGGAGAAAAGAGAAATTGAATTGCTCGCAAATAAAGTAGTGATGCAAAACCTGCCTGTGTTCATTGAGTGGATGGATCGGATTGAGGCTGAGCGAAGATATGGTTTCACGCTGTACCAGGGCGGCGTGCCTCCTGGAAAGGAGATACGCATCCTGCGGGTGGGTAATGACGTGGAAGCCTGCGGTGGGACACATGTTTCAAACACCGGATTAATCGGACCTATCAAGCTAATCAAGACCGAGAGGATTCAGGATGGTGTGGAGCGCATAGAGTTCTCGGCAGGCGAGGCTGCGATAAAGCGGTGGCAGGAAAGGGATGAATTGCTGAATAAATCCTCGGAGGCGCTGCGGGTATCTCCTGAGCAGCTTCCTGATACCGTTAACCGGTTTTTCGATGAATGGAAGGATCTGAAGAAAGAGAACGAGCGGCTGAAAGCAGAGCTGGCGGAGGCGAGAGTAAAGGCGATGATGAGCGACGCAGTTAGCATAAACGGCTTGAAAGTGATTTCGCGAAAGATTCCGCATGCAGACGTGGAGGAGCTTATAAAAGCAGCTACGGAGTTCAGCAAGAACGACGATGTTGTTGCTATTCTTGCAAGCGACCTTGATGGCGTGAAGCTCGTGGTTGCAGCAGGTGAGCGGGCGCAGAAGCTCGGAGTGAATGCAGGCGCAATCGTGCGCGAGATGTCAAAGCTCGTGGGAGGCGGCGGGGGAGGGAAGCCGGGGATAGCGCAGGGCGGGGGGACTGATGTTACGAAGATTGAGGAGGCGCTGGCGAGAGGGGTGGAGATGGTGAGGAGAGCGATGGGATAG
- a CDS encoding DHH family phosphoesterase: protein MLGSGGIGLALAKELETRNKSIILVDIDSAKVETLKEQNLNALQGDIGDASVLSRLDIKNIESVFIVSSNIEANKKALEIIKKVAPDVQIVARANNYQQKEEMEAAGADLVVLPSNLPIKAIASAIVQYIERITSVKLAQELKKLINTVGDGKMAIVVHDSPDPDAISSAMGLKEIASSVGVKAEILYRGKIGHHENKAFVNLLDIEMDQSKDFSASDYKKIALIECSSPGVNNMLPHNTKISIVIDHHQTNVHEVKAEYVDIRPNIGATATIMTKYLQELEIPAKTELATALLYGIKVDTSDFRRNTDPEDLMAAAYLYPLANHDILSRIETPSRSTESIDILGEAIKNRRVKGSYLISNVGTIGDRDALAQAADYLLTLEGITTTLVFGLGEDRIYISGRSRDDRVNIGKVMQDAFGEDKAGGHATLAGAQIPLGVFSGTKDKQTLLKLAEEAVVKRFLSVVGMQKEPD, encoded by the coding sequence ATTCTGGGAAGCGGCGGCATAGGACTTGCTCTGGCAAAAGAGCTTGAAACAAGGAATAAGAGTATCATCCTCGTAGATATTGATTCTGCAAAAGTGGAAACATTAAAAGAGCAGAACCTGAATGCGTTACAGGGCGATATCGGCGACGCTTCTGTTCTTTCAAGACTCGATATAAAAAATATCGAGTCTGTTTTTATAGTGAGTTCGAACATCGAGGCTAATAAAAAGGCATTAGAAATCATAAAAAAAGTAGCTCCGGATGTACAGATTGTTGCCAGAGCCAATAATTATCAGCAGAAGGAAGAGATGGAAGCTGCTGGAGCAGACCTTGTTGTTCTCCCCTCAAATCTTCCTATAAAAGCAATTGCCTCTGCAATCGTCCAGTATATCGAGAGAATTACATCGGTAAAACTTGCCCAGGAATTAAAAAAATTAATAAATACAGTAGGCGACGGGAAAATGGCTATTGTGGTGCACGACAGTCCTGACCCGGACGCAATTTCAAGCGCCATGGGATTAAAAGAGATAGCCAGCAGCGTGGGCGTAAAGGCAGAAATACTTTACAGGGGAAAGATAGGGCATCATGAAAACAAGGCATTTGTAAACCTGCTCGATATCGAAATGGACCAGTCAAAGGACTTTTCTGCTTCTGATTATAAGAAAATTGCCCTGATAGAATGTTCATCACCCGGCGTAAATAACATGCTTCCTCACAATACGAAAATCAGCATCGTGATAGACCATCACCAGACCAATGTTCATGAGGTAAAAGCAGAATACGTGGACATAAGACCGAATATAGGGGCAACAGCCACTATAATGACAAAATATCTCCAGGAACTTGAAATACCTGCCAAAACAGAGCTTGCCACAGCCCTTTTATACGGCATAAAAGTGGATACCAGTGATTTTCGGAGAAACACCGATCCCGAGGATTTAATGGCAGCGGCATACCTCTACCCTCTTGCGAACCATGACATATTAAGCAGGATAGAAACGCCTTCCAGATCCACTGAATCGATTGATATTCTCGGTGAAGCCATTAAGAACAGGCGTGTAAAGGGCAGTTATCTCATCTCAAACGTGGGTACGATTGGCGACAGGGATGCACTTGCCCAGGCTGCTGATTACCTGCTCACCCTTGAGGGAATAACCACAACACTGGTATTTGGGCTTGGCGAGGACAGGATATATATTTCAGGCAGGAGCAGGGACGACAGAGTCAATATAGGCAAAGTGATGCAGGATGCTTTTGGGGAAGATAAAGCAGGGGGGCATGCCACGCTTGCCGGCGCACAGATTCCGCTGGGGGTGTTCAGCGGCACGAAGGATAAGCAGACGCTCCTGAAACTTGCTGAAGAAGCGGTGGTGAAGCGCTTCCTTTCAGTTGTTGGGATGCAGAAAGAGCCGGATTAA